The following are from one region of the Methanoculleus caldifontis genome:
- a CDS encoding DUF4013 domain-containing protein: protein MDFGEMLSDSFGYAKDAVWGKWGRWALLVVSTIIFPLIMGYMVRIYSGARSAPEADNWVGMFVDGLKLLVIGIIYAIPVFIIMAIFMVPAIIAGGNGDSMLALGSLGIGLLLMIVVAIIISLVSAIGMIRFAQKDSVGQAFAFGAILEHIGKIGWGSYIIALIVLWIVGIVFSVITTILSAIPILGWLITLFLYPVWMIFAARYMTLIYQSAPAPA, encoded by the coding sequence ATGGATTTCGGAGAAATGCTGAGCGACTCGTTCGGCTATGCAAAAGACGCTGTCTGGGGCAAGTGGGGCCGGTGGGCCCTGCTCGTCGTCAGCACGATCATATTCCCGCTCATCATGGGATATATGGTCCGTATTTACAGCGGTGCAAGGTCTGCTCCCGAGGCGGATAACTGGGTAGGGATGTTCGTTGACGGCTTAAAACTCCTCGTCATCGGCATCATCTATGCCATCCCGGTCTTCATCATCATGGCCATCTTCATGGTCCCGGCGATCATCGCCGGCGGCAACGGAGACTCCATGCTCGCCCTCGGGTCGCTGGGTATCGGCCTGCTGCTCATGATCGTCGTCGCGATCATCATCTCGCTCGTCTCGGCGATCGGTATGATCCGGTTCGCGCAGAAGGACAGTGTGGGCCAGGCGTTCGCCTTCGGCGCCATCCTCGAGCACATCGGCAAGATCGGCTGGGGAAGCTACATCATCGCCCTCATCGTCCTCTGGATCGTCGGGATCGTCTTCTCGGTCATCACGACCATCCTGAGCGCGATCCCGATCCTCGGCTGGCTGATCACGCTCTTCCTGTACCCCGTCTGGATGATCTTCGCGGCGCGGTACATGACGCTGATCTACCAGAGCGCCCCTGCACCAGCCTAA
- a CDS encoding DUF4013 domain-containing protein, protein MNYGSLISGSAGYMKDALLGKWGRWLLLVLLSLVQTFTLYLVPLFSGYTVRVLAGERPAPDVKGWGRLFLDGWKRNIITLIYLIPVILVLAVFGGVAFVSSIAARGLDNPDVWASAAAAAAFGLLAAGVVWVIISFISLFAVVRFAHTGSLLQAFNIVAIARHIGRIGWGSWIVAVLILVLIRLVYMVATALIMSVPVAGWIVNLFLGVAFGIFYARYLAAAYESVPAPA, encoded by the coding sequence ATGAACTACGGCAGCCTCATCTCCGGGTCGGCCGGCTACATGAAAGACGCCCTCCTGGGGAAGTGGGGGCGGTGGCTCCTTCTCGTCCTCCTCTCGCTCGTCCAGACGTTCACGCTCTACCTGGTCCCGCTTTTTTCCGGCTACACCGTCCGGGTCCTCGCCGGCGAGCGCCCCGCTCCCGACGTGAAGGGGTGGGGCAGGCTCTTTCTCGACGGGTGGAAGAGGAACATCATCACCCTGATCTACCTGATCCCGGTCATCCTGGTCCTGGCAGTCTTCGGGGGGGTTGCGTTCGTCTCCTCCATAGCGGCGCGAGGGCTGGACAACCCCGACGTCTGGGCGTCGGCAGCCGCCGCCGCCGCCTTCGGGCTCCTCGCCGCGGGCGTCGTCTGGGTCATCATATCGTTCATATCACTCTTCGCCGTCGTGCGGTTCGCCCACACAGGAAGCCTCCTTCAGGCGTTCAACATCGTCGCGATCGCAAGACACATCGGGCGGATCGGGTGGGGGTCCTGGATCGTCGCGGTCCTCATCCTCGTCCTCATCCGCCTCGTCTACATGGTCGCGACCGCCCTCATCATGTCGGTACCCGTCGCCGGCTGGATCGTCAACCTCTTCTTAGGGGTGGCGTTCGGGATCTTTTACGCCCGCTACCTCGCGGCGGCTTACGAGAGCGTCCCGGCGCCGGCGTGA
- a CDS encoding GNAT family N-acetyltransferase, translated as MKIEQIQSNRKRFLDLLLAGDEQESMIDTYLDRGEMFALYDGGPKCVCVVTDEGDGICELKNIATYEEYRGQGYGRRLVEHILKHYRSRCRVMVVGTGDCPRILRFYERCGFTVSHRVEDFFVDHYDHPIFDGGEQLVDMVYLKKEL; from the coding sequence ATGAAGATCGAACAGATCCAGAGCAACAGGAAGCGGTTCCTTGACCTGCTGCTCGCAGGGGACGAGCAGGAATCCATGATCGATACCTACCTGGACCGGGGGGAGATGTTTGCCCTCTATGACGGCGGCCCGAAGTGTGTCTGCGTGGTGACAGACGAAGGCGACGGCATCTGCGAGTTGAAGAATATCGCCACCTACGAAGAGTACCGGGGACAGGGCTACGGCAGGCGGCTTGTGGAGCACATCCTTAAACACTACCGGAGCAGGTGCCGCGTCATGGTCGTCGGCACGGGAGACTGTCCCCGGATCCTCCGGTTCTACGAGCGTTGCGGTTTTACCGTATCCCATCGCGTCGAGGACTTCTTTGTCGACCATTACGACCACCCGATCTTCGACGGCGGCGAACAACTCGTCGATATGGTCTACCTGAAGAAGGAGTTGTGA
- the purH gene encoding bifunctional phosphoribosylaminoimidazolecarboxamide formyltransferase/IMP cyclohydrolase → MKWALLSVWDKTGIVDLAKVLVEHDYSILSSGGTGAALAEAGVPYTDVSAYTGSPEMMHGRVKTLHPKIHGGILGRRGIDDAVMQEHGIDPIDLVVVNLYPFEAMRDAGLGPEEIIEYIDIGGPAMVRAAAKNHKFVAVVVESADYATAADAVRRGGFTAEERLALAAKAFARTAAYDGAITNYLTGIDRPFPDVLTVQYPNGRTLRYGENPHQAAAVYGDAGIAGEQPLQGKQMSYNNYLDVHAAVGLLREFEECAVVIVKHNNPCGVATGENLLDTYLAAREVDPVSAYGSIVAMNREVGADVARELTGTFVEVVVAPSYTVEALEIMKAKENMRVLRLPEPVERDEIRSIDGGVLVQRTEAHREDWQVVTEREPTAHEMKAMKLAMKVCKHTKSNAIIFANEKTVIGIGAGQMNRVESAEIAVRKARSPLAGSAVASDAFLPFPDTMEVAAAAGATALVQPGGSIRDQEVIDAANRLNIAMVFTGVRHFRH, encoded by the coding sequence ATGAAGTGGGCACTGCTGTCCGTCTGGGACAAGACGGGCATCGTCGATCTTGCAAAGGTGCTTGTTGAGCACGATTACAGCATCCTGAGCTCCGGCGGCACCGGGGCGGCGCTCGCAGAGGCAGGCGTCCCGTATACCGACGTCTCGGCCTATACCGGCTCGCCCGAGATGATGCACGGGCGGGTCAAGACCCTCCACCCGAAGATCCACGGGGGCATCCTCGGCCGCCGCGGCATCGACGACGCCGTGATGCAGGAGCACGGCATCGACCCGATCGACCTCGTGGTGGTGAACCTCTACCCCTTCGAGGCGATGCGGGACGCGGGGCTCGGACCCGAGGAGATCATCGAGTACATCGATATCGGCGGCCCGGCGATGGTGCGGGCGGCGGCGAAGAACCACAAGTTCGTCGCGGTCGTGGTGGAGAGCGCCGACTACGCGACGGCCGCGGACGCCGTCCGGCGGGGCGGGTTTACGGCAGAGGAACGGCTGGCCCTCGCCGCGAAGGCTTTCGCCCGGACAGCGGCCTACGACGGCGCGATCACGAACTACCTCACCGGCATCGACCGGCCGTTCCCCGACGTCCTCACCGTCCAGTACCCGAACGGGAGGACGCTCCGCTACGGCGAGAACCCCCACCAGGCAGCCGCCGTCTACGGCGATGCCGGCATCGCGGGCGAGCAGCCCCTCCAGGGCAAGCAGATGTCCTACAACAACTACCTCGACGTCCACGCCGCGGTCGGCCTGCTCCGTGAGTTCGAGGAGTGCGCCGTGGTCATCGTCAAGCACAACAACCCCTGCGGCGTCGCGACCGGGGAGAACCTCCTCGATACCTACCTCGCCGCCCGCGAGGTCGACCCGGTCTCGGCCTACGGCTCGATCGTCGCGATGAACCGCGAGGTCGGGGCGGACGTCGCCCGCGAGCTCACCGGGACGTTTGTCGAGGTCGTCGTCGCCCCGTCCTACACGGTCGAGGCGCTCGAGATAATGAAGGCCAAGGAGAACATGCGGGTCCTCCGGCTCCCCGAACCGGTGGAACGGGACGAGATCCGGAGCATCGACGGCGGCGTCCTGGTCCAGCGGACGGAGGCCCACCGCGAGGACTGGCAGGTCGTGACCGAGCGTGAGCCCACCGCTCACGAGATGAAAGCGATGAAGCTCGCCATGAAGGTCTGCAAGCACACGAAGAGCAACGCCATCATCTTTGCAAACGAGAAGACGGTCATCGGGATCGGGGCCGGACAGATGAACCGGGTCGAGTCCGCGGAGATCGCGGTCCGGAAGGCCCGGAGCCCCCTCGCCGGCTCGGCGGTCGCCTCGGACGCCTTCCTCCCCTTCCCCGACACGATGGAGGTCGCGGCGGCGGCGGGCGCGACGGCGCTCGTCCAGCCCGGCGGCTCCATCCGCGACCAGGAAGTCATCGACGCGGCAAACCGGCTCAATATCGCGATGGTCTTCACCGGCGTACGGCACTTCCGGCACTGA
- a CDS encoding nucleotide exchange factor GrpE, with protein sequence MKENTSESNEKQQDLGKVADAASPALEELQKAYDDLNSRHLRLAADFDNYRKRMARELDARTTFAIEEFAVELLDVVDNFERAERAEDAGLREGMEQIRKLFAAILERHGIRPIECRNLPFDPERHEAVAYVPSEAEEGTVIDEAIRGYCMQDKVIRCAKVVVSRGKEE encoded by the coding sequence ATGAAGGAGAATACATCCGAATCAAACGAGAAGCAGCAGGATCTCGGCAAGGTAGCGGATGCAGCATCTCCGGCGCTTGAAGAGCTGCAGAAGGCGTATGACGACTTAAACAGCCGTCACCTCCGCCTCGCAGCCGATTTCGACAACTACCGGAAACGGATGGCCCGGGAACTTGACGCCCGCACGACCTTCGCCATCGAGGAGTTTGCGGTGGAGTTGCTCGACGTCGTGGACAACTTCGAGCGGGCAGAGAGAGCCGAGGATGCAGGTCTCAGGGAGGGCATGGAGCAGATCAGGAAGCTCTTCGCTGCCATCCTCGAGCGGCACGGTATCCGGCCCATCGAGTGCCGGAACCTTCCTTTCGACCCGGAGAGGCACGAGGCGGTCGCCTACGTCCCTTCGGAGGCAGAGGAAGGCACCGTCATCGACGAGGCCATCCGCGGATACTGTATGCAGGATAAAGTCATCAGATGCGCAAAAGTTGTGGTATCTAGAGGAAAGGAGGAATAA
- the dnaK gene encoding molecular chaperone DnaK, whose translation MVSEKVLGIDLGTTNSCMAIMEGGRATVIANAEGGRTTPSVVAFTKEGERLVGNVAKRQAITNPGRTIQSIKRKMGTSDKVEIGEKSYTPQEISAMVLQKLKLDAEAYLGEKITKAVITVPAYFNDAQRQATKDAGTIAGLEVLRIINEPTASALAYGIDREGEATVLVYDLGGGTFDVSILQLGDGVFEVKATAGNNRLGGDDFDKLVVDYLADEFRKKEGVDLRKDPVAMQRLRDAAENAKIELSTVQKTTINLPYITTTESGPKFLDVDLTRAKFEQLIGDLVESTVGPVKQALADAKMSAGDIDHVLLVGGSTRVPLVQETVKKLLAKDPDKGINPDECVALGAAIQAGVLTGETKDVLLLDVTPLSLGIETLGGIATKLIERNTTIPTRKSQIFSTAADGQTSVEIHVAQGERALAKDNFTLGRFQLTGIPPAPRGIPQIEVTFDIDANGIVHVSAKDLGTGNQQSITIKPQDSRPSEAEIERMMGDAQKFEEEDKKKREEIDLRNTADTAIFTAERAMKDAKDTVDAADKEKIEAAIADLKKALEGDDLEAIKQKMDALTEAVYAVTTKLYQQAQQQQAAQQKTEGAAKKDDNVVDADYEVKE comes from the coding sequence ATGGTTTCAGAGAAAGTCCTTGGTATCGATCTTGGAACGACCAACTCGTGCATGGCAATCATGGAAGGCGGCCGGGCGACCGTCATCGCCAACGCGGAAGGCGGCAGGACCACCCCGTCCGTCGTGGCCTTCACCAAGGAGGGCGAGCGGCTGGTCGGCAACGTCGCAAAGCGGCAGGCGATCACGAACCCCGGCCGCACCATCCAGTCGATCAAGCGGAAGATGGGCACGAGCGATAAGGTCGAGATCGGCGAGAAGAGCTACACGCCGCAGGAGATCTCCGCGATGGTCCTCCAGAAACTTAAGCTCGATGCGGAGGCCTACCTGGGCGAGAAGATCACGAAGGCCGTCATCACGGTCCCCGCATACTTCAACGACGCCCAGCGGCAGGCAACGAAGGACGCAGGCACCATCGCCGGCCTCGAGGTCCTCCGGATCATCAACGAACCGACCGCGAGCGCGCTCGCCTACGGCATCGACAGGGAAGGCGAGGCCACGGTTCTCGTCTACGACCTCGGCGGCGGCACGTTCGATGTCTCGATCCTCCAGCTCGGCGACGGCGTCTTCGAGGTCAAGGCGACCGCCGGCAACAACCGTCTCGGCGGCGACGACTTCGACAAGCTGGTCGTCGACTACCTGGCCGACGAGTTCAGGAAGAAGGAGGGCGTCGACCTCCGGAAAGACCCGGTCGCCATGCAGCGTCTCCGCGACGCGGCAGAGAACGCGAAGATCGAGCTATCGACCGTCCAGAAGACCACCATCAACCTTCCCTACATCACGACGACGGAGAGCGGCCCGAAGTTCCTCGACGTCGATCTGACCCGGGCAAAGTTCGAGCAGCTCATCGGCGACCTCGTCGAGTCGACGGTCGGGCCGGTGAAGCAGGCCCTCGCCGACGCGAAGATGAGCGCCGGCGACATCGACCACGTCCTCCTCGTCGGCGGGTCGACGAGGGTGCCGCTCGTCCAGGAGACAGTGAAGAAGCTCCTCGCGAAAGATCCCGACAAGGGGATCAACCCCGACGAGTGCGTCGCTCTCGGCGCCGCCATCCAGGCAGGCGTCCTGACGGGGGAGACGAAAGACGTCCTGCTCCTCGACGTGACCCCGCTCTCGCTCGGCATCGAGACGCTCGGCGGGATCGCGACGAAACTGATCGAGCGCAACACCACCATCCCCACGAGGAAGAGCCAGATCTTCTCGACCGCCGCGGACGGCCAGACCTCCGTCGAGATCCACGTCGCGCAGGGTGAGCGGGCGCTCGCGAAGGACAACTTCACCCTGGGCCGGTTCCAGCTCACGGGCATCCCGCCCGCGCCCCGGGGCATCCCGCAGATCGAGGTCACCTTCGACATCGACGCGAACGGCATCGTCCACGTCTCGGCAAAGGATCTCGGCACCGGGAACCAGCAGTCGATCACCATCAAGCCGCAGGACTCCCGGCCGTCCGAGGCCGAGATCGAGCGGATGATGGGCGACGCGCAGAAGTTCGAGGAAGAGGACAAGAAGAAGCGCGAGGAGATCGATCTGCGGAACACCGCCGACACCGCGATCTTCACCGCCGAGCGCGCGATGAAGGACGCGAAGGATACGGTCGACGCCGCGGACAAAGAGAAGATCGAGGCCGCGATCGCCGACCTGAAGAAGGCGCTCGAGGGCGACGACCTCGAGGCCATCAAGCAGAAGATGGATGCCCTGACCGAAGCGGTATATGCGGTCACGACGAAGCTGTACCAGCAGGCGCAGCAGCAGCAGGCTGCCCAGCAGAAGACGGAAGGGGCCGCAAAGAAAGATGATAACGTCGTTGATGCCGACTACGAAGTCAAAGAGTGA
- the dnaJ gene encoding molecular chaperone DnaJ, translating into MGPDSYYDILGVSRDADEKEIRKAYRDLARKYHPDVCKEDGAEERFKSINEAYSVLSDAQKRAQYDQMGHSAYSNASKGSYAGGGGYSGGFNADFSGFGDIFDSFFGGGGRQSAGPRPGADLLMRMRITLEEAAFGTEKEISVEHIEPCPACDGSGSETRKFTTCPTCGGSGQMRQMSQSIFGNFVRMSPCTACGGRGRMPESRCKTCGGSGHRRARQTVKVRVPPGVDTGMRLRMEGYGDAGEYGAPAGDLYIEISVSQHRSFTRRGDDLETTIDITPAQATLGSEVEVKTIDGRTVVLDVPAGVQHNTGLKIAGEGVRWQTKPGDMVVRVRIVVPGRLTDEERELYTRLLELEGKKPSAKGAKKGKGFFQDVVDKMKESVK; encoded by the coding sequence ATGGGTCCGGACAGCTACTATGATATCCTCGGCGTCTCGCGGGACGCCGACGAGAAGGAGATCAGAAAGGCCTACCGGGACCTGGCACGGAAATACCATCCCGACGTCTGCAAGGAGGACGGGGCCGAGGAGAGGTTCAAGAGCATCAACGAGGCTTACAGCGTCCTCTCCGACGCCCAGAAACGGGCCCAGTACGACCAGATGGGGCACAGCGCCTACAGCAACGCCTCGAAGGGGTCGTACGCCGGCGGCGGGGGATACTCCGGGGGATTCAACGCCGACTTCTCCGGCTTTGGAGATATCTTCGACTCGTTCTTCGGCGGCGGAGGCAGGCAGAGCGCCGGCCCCCGCCCCGGCGCCGACCTCCTGATGAGGATGCGTATCACGCTCGAGGAGGCGGCGTTCGGGACCGAGAAGGAGATCTCCGTCGAGCACATCGAGCCCTGCCCCGCCTGCGACGGGTCGGGGAGCGAGACGAGGAAGTTCACGACCTGCCCGACCTGCGGCGGAAGCGGGCAGATGCGGCAGATGAGCCAGTCCATCTTCGGGAACTTCGTCCGGATGAGCCCCTGCACCGCCTGCGGCGGGCGGGGGAGGATGCCGGAGTCCCGGTGCAAGACCTGCGGCGGGAGCGGGCACCGGCGTGCCCGGCAGACGGTGAAGGTCCGGGTCCCGCCGGGCGTGGACACGGGCATGCGCCTCCGGATGGAGGGCTACGGCGACGCCGGGGAGTACGGCGCACCGGCGGGCGACCTCTACATCGAGATCAGCGTCTCCCAGCACCGGTCCTTCACCCGGCGGGGGGACGATCTCGAGACGACGATCGATATCACCCCCGCCCAGGCGACGCTGGGGTCCGAGGTCGAGGTGAAGACGATCGACGGGCGGACGGTCGTCCTGGACGTCCCGGCCGGGGTGCAGCACAACACCGGGTTGAAGATCGCGGGCGAAGGCGTGCGGTGGCAGACGAAGCCCGGCGATATGGTGGTGCGGGTCCGGATCGTCGTGCCCGGACGGCTGACGGACGAGGAGCGCGAACTCTATACGCGCCTGCTCGAGCTTGAGGGGAAGAAACCCTCGGCGAAGGGCGCGAAGAAGGGCAAGGGCTTCTTCCAGGACGTCGTCGACAAGATGAAAGAGTCGGTGAAGTGA
- a CDS encoding methyltransferase domain-containing protein, whose translation MKLLFELSGEHPDLPAAELECVGTVLDRRTQVAVAECPDPRAVGRLALTHVVMEYLGECEPSKEGLTGLLRDLAIRTEKPFAGRVKLIQGAHMDVPRLEVEKLIGGLVAGPVSLRDPVEEYRAVVSDDRCYFGRVIARIDRGGFEFRNPMRRPFFHPGVMMPRMGRALVNISLVRPGELIFDPFCGTGGILLEAREIGVRVLGSDFDPAMVAGYRQNLPGSDVMIADATAVPVCDGALDSVVTDLPYGQSVRIHGESMDRLYDGSLAEIRRILKPGRRAVVVTHRDIAPIAARHFTVLQEHEQRVHRSLTRRILVLG comes from the coding sequence ATGAAACTGCTCTTCGAACTCTCCGGCGAGCACCCCGACCTCCCGGCCGCTGAACTGGAGTGCGTGGGCACCGTCCTCGACCGGCGGACCCAGGTCGCGGTCGCGGAGTGCCCGGACCCCCGGGCCGTCGGGCGGCTTGCCCTGACGCACGTGGTGATGGAGTACCTCGGCGAGTGCGAGCCCTCGAAGGAGGGGCTCACAGGCCTCCTCCGCGACCTTGCCATCCGGACCGAGAAGCCGTTTGCCGGCCGGGTGAAGTTGATCCAGGGAGCCCACATGGACGTGCCGCGCCTTGAGGTCGAGAAGCTGATCGGGGGGCTCGTCGCCGGCCCGGTCTCGCTCCGCGACCCCGTCGAAGAGTACCGCGCCGTCGTCTCGGATGACCGCTGCTACTTCGGCCGCGTGATTGCGCGGATCGACCGGGGCGGGTTCGAGTTCCGGAACCCCATGCGCCGACCGTTCTTCCACCCCGGCGTGATGATGCCCCGGATGGGCCGCGCGCTCGTCAACATCTCCCTGGTCCGGCCCGGCGAACTGATCTTCGATCCGTTCTGCGGTACCGGCGGGATCCTCCTCGAGGCGCGGGAGATCGGCGTCCGGGTTCTCGGCAGCGACTTCGACCCCGCGATGGTCGCGGGCTACCGGCAGAACCTCCCCGGCTCGGACGTGATGATCGCCGACGCCACGGCGGTCCCGGTCTGCGACGGCGCCCTCGATTCGGTCGTGACCGACCTCCCCTACGGCCAGTCGGTCCGGATCCACGGGGAGAGCATGGACCGGCTCTACGACGGGTCGCTCGCGGAGATCCGGCGGATCCTCAAGCCCGGGAGGCGCGCGGTCGTCGTCACGCACCGCGACATCGCGCCGATCGCCGCCCGGCACTTCACCGTCCTCCAGGAGCACGAGCAGCGCGTCCACAGGAGCCTGACGCGCCGGATCCTGGTGCTCGGGTGA